One part of the Bdellovibrio sp. KM01 genome encodes these proteins:
- a CDS encoding SCO family protein: MLKSRLVLKAKKMGIVLTGTVLVLFSATTTFAYNGTEAGMAAGDKARELQGVGIEEKLGKKLDLGMKFKDETGKEVALGDYFDGKHPVIISPVYFSCPGLCNFHLNGLTDALKVMDKNWTVGGKFKVVAISFDSKETPEIAAHKKELYMKLYDRPGSESGWHFLTGNEQQVRALTEAIGFKFRWDETQKEWAHASAAVVASPEGTVSRYLPGIMFNQQDIKLALNEATEGKIGNFVDSLVLYCFQYDPHKSKYSLAAVSIMKMGGGVMLLVMVLWLLPLYIRSRRAKKNVAGR, from the coding sequence ATGCTGAAAAGTCGTTTGGTTTTGAAAGCAAAAAAAATGGGAATAGTTCTGACTGGAACCGTTCTCGTTTTGTTTTCAGCAACAACGACTTTCGCATACAACGGAACTGAAGCAGGAATGGCGGCGGGTGATAAAGCTCGCGAGCTTCAGGGAGTTGGGATCGAAGAAAAATTGGGCAAGAAGCTCGATTTGGGAATGAAGTTTAAGGACGAAACTGGCAAGGAAGTCGCACTGGGCGACTACTTTGACGGAAAACATCCCGTAATTATTTCGCCTGTGTATTTTTCTTGTCCTGGTTTGTGCAACTTTCACCTGAACGGTCTGACAGATGCACTTAAAGTGATGGATAAGAATTGGACTGTTGGTGGCAAATTTAAAGTAGTCGCTATCAGTTTTGACTCGAAAGAGACGCCGGAAATCGCCGCTCATAAAAAAGAGCTTTATATGAAGCTTTATGATCGGCCGGGTTCCGAGTCGGGCTGGCACTTTTTGACCGGAAACGAGCAACAAGTAAGAGCTTTGACAGAGGCTATTGGATTTAAGTTCAGATGGGATGAAACTCAAAAGGAGTGGGCACATGCTTCAGCAGCAGTTGTCGCATCTCCTGAAGGCACGGTTTCTCGCTATCTTCCTGGGATTATGTTTAATCAGCAGGATATTAAGTTGGCTTTGAACGAAGCAACCGAAGGAAAGATCGGAAACTTTGTAGATAGCCTGGTGCTTTATTGTTTTCAGTATGATCCACACAAGAGCAAGTACTCGCTTGCCGCAGTTTCAATTATGAAAATGGGCGGGGGAGTGATGCTTCTGGTGATGGTTTTATGGTTATTGCCGCTTTATATTCGCTCTCGCAGAGCGAAGAAAAATGTGGCGGGGAGATAA